In [Leptolyngbya] sp. PCC 7376, a genomic segment contains:
- the hetR gene encoding heterocyst differentiation master regulator HetR has translation MKTELDLLKDLNPSALDEILLYLAFCVLRGTGYRHGAFLDAAATAAKCAVYTTYQEQDGNLRMTGHLHHIEPKRVKVIVREIESALREGQLLKMLGSQEPSYLIELPYVWLEHYPLKAGKSPMSGNQLSPEHRDYFEQRLPQDLPQAQVISSLQFSDLIEFLHQRSQEKFPSDRRMPLSEALAEHIKRRLLHAETVMRLDNPWGMPYYVLLRTTYEPEGEAERLYTMVEDTARYFRLMREWSEKKPNVMRIFESLDIPDEDLPAAQAELDEMMRAWADKYHKRGEQTMAVQMVFGQKDG, from the coding sequence ATGAAGACTGAATTGGATTTACTTAAAGATTTAAATCCGAGTGCCCTCGATGAAATTTTGTTGTATTTAGCGTTTTGTGTGTTGCGAGGGACAGGATATCGCCACGGAGCCTTCCTCGATGCAGCAGCGACAGCGGCAAAATGTGCTGTCTATACGACTTATCAGGAGCAAGATGGCAATCTTCGGATGACAGGCCATCTGCACCATATTGAGCCAAAGCGAGTCAAGGTTATCGTTCGAGAAATTGAGTCTGCCCTGCGAGAAGGTCAGCTACTCAAAATGTTGGGGTCACAGGAACCGTCATATTTAATTGAGTTACCTTATGTTTGGTTGGAGCATTATCCATTGAAGGCTGGGAAATCCCCCATGTCTGGTAATCAGCTGTCTCCTGAACATCGTGACTATTTTGAGCAGCGCCTCCCTCAGGATTTGCCTCAAGCTCAGGTTATTAGTTCGTTGCAATTTTCGGATTTGATCGAGTTTTTGCACCAACGGTCTCAAGAGAAATTTCCTAGCGATCGCCGGATGCCTTTGAGTGAGGCTTTGGCTGAACATATTAAACGCCGCCTACTCCATGCTGAGACGGTAATGCGTCTCGATAATCCTTGGGGCATGCCCTATTACGTTCTGCTGCGTACGACCTATGAGCCAGAGGGTGAAGCGGAGCGTCTATATACAATGGTGGAAGATACGGCGCGGTATTTCCGATTGATGCGGGAGTGGTCGGAAAAGAAACCGAACGTGATGCGTATTTTCGAGTCGTTGGATATTCCTGACGAAGATCTCCCAGCTGCGCAAGCAGAACTGGATGAGATGATGCGAGCTTGGGCGGATAAATATCATAAGCGCGGTGAACAAACGATGGCCGTACAGATGGTATTCGGTCAAAAGGATGGTTAG
- the cbiT gene encoding precorrin-6Y C5,15-methyltransferase subunit CbiT, with translation MWHYQTPGIPDQLFERLPGIPMTKREARLLIISALRMEPKSVLWDIGAGTGTISIEIALLCPGAKVIAVERDEDVAELVRANSKRFKRKNISVFEGNAPECFADISAKPDRICLGGGNPIKDLLHKAWSFLPAGGRAVAMATNLEQLYQLSEGFAELQARNVEVVQAAINRLETQGMRQVFAAVDPMFILSGEKID, from the coding sequence ATGTGGCATTACCAAACACCGGGCATTCCGGATCAGTTATTTGAGCGTTTACCGGGCATTCCCATGACCAAGCGTGAAGCTCGACTGCTGATTATCTCTGCGCTCCGCATGGAACCGAAATCTGTGCTCTGGGATATTGGGGCAGGGACAGGGACGATTTCGATTGAGATTGCGCTGCTTTGTCCTGGGGCAAAGGTGATCGCCGTTGAGCGGGACGAGGATGTGGCAGAGCTGGTGCGTGCGAATAGTAAGCGGTTCAAGCGAAAAAATATTTCTGTTTTTGAGGGGAATGCACCGGAATGTTTTGCGGATATTTCAGCTAAACCAGATCGCATTTGTTTGGGAGGTGGCAATCCAATTAAAGATCTGTTGCATAAGGCTTGGTCATTTTTGCCAGCGGGTGGTCGCGCAGTGGCTATGGCAACAAATCTGGAGCAGCTTTATCAGTTATCGGAAGGATTCGCGGAGTTGCAGGCGCGGAATGTAGAAGTCGTTCAGGCTGCTATTAATCGTTTAGAAACTCAGGGGATGCGGCAGGTATTCGCAGCAGTGGATCCGATGTTTATTCTCAGTGGCGAAAAGATTGATTGA
- the pip gene encoding prolyl aminopeptidase, translating into MRDLYPPIQPYNTGMLSVSDIHALYYEESGNPNGQPVIFIHGGPGGGCPPIYRQLFHPALWRIVLFDQRGAGKSIPKAELRENTTWDLVADIERIREHLGIEKWVVFGGSWGSTLSLAYSETHPERCLGLILRGIFMLRQKEIQWFYQYGASEIFPEAWADFLKPIPPEERHDLVSAYHKRLTSGDRRIRLEAAKAWSIWEGSTSKLVPSPSSKTNFARPSFAEAFARIECHYFVNKGFFDHEDQLLRNIDRIRHLPGVIVQGRYDVVCPITTAWDLHKAWPEAEFIVLPTAGHSAFEDGIRTELLNATDRFAKLGK; encoded by the coding sequence ATGCGCGACTTATATCCCCCGATCCAGCCCTACAACACTGGGATGTTAAGCGTTTCAGACATTCATGCACTCTATTACGAAGAGTCCGGTAACCCTAATGGACAGCCTGTTATTTTCATTCATGGTGGCCCTGGTGGCGGCTGTCCTCCCATTTATCGCCAACTGTTTCATCCAGCTCTGTGGCGCATTGTGTTATTTGATCAGCGGGGTGCTGGCAAAAGTATTCCGAAAGCAGAGTTACGGGAAAATACTACTTGGGATCTGGTTGCAGACATTGAGAGAATTCGTGAACATCTGGGTATCGAAAAATGGGTTGTCTTTGGGGGAAGCTGGGGTAGTACTTTATCTCTCGCCTACAGTGAAACCCATCCAGAGCGGTGTTTAGGCTTGATTTTGCGGGGGATTTTCATGCTCCGTCAGAAAGAAATTCAATGGTTTTATCAATATGGAGCCAGCGAAATTTTTCCAGAGGCGTGGGCGGATTTTCTAAAACCTATTCCGCCAGAAGAACGTCATGATCTCGTCTCGGCCTACCATAAACGTCTCACTAGTGGCGATCGCCGAATTCGTTTAGAAGCAGCAAAAGCTTGGTCTATATGGGAAGGCAGCACCAGTAAACTTGTTCCATCTCCCAGCAGTAAAACTAATTTTGCACGGCCTAGTTTTGCAGAAGCTTTTGCGCGGATCGAGTGCCATTATTTTGTGAATAAAGGATTCTTTGATCACGAAGATCAACTGCTCCGAAATATTGATCGCATTCGTCATTTACCGGGGGTCATTGTGCAGGGACGCTACGATGTGGTGTGTCCGATAACCACTGCATGGGATCTCCATAAAGCTTGGCCAGAAGCCGAATTTATTGTGCTGCCGACTGCCGGACATTCTGCTTTTGAAGACGGTATCCGCACGGAACTCCTTAATGCAACGGATCGCTTTGCCAAATTAGGGAAATAA
- a CDS encoding SUMF1/EgtB/PvdO family nonheme iron enzyme — protein sequence MSDLRTELKQAFEQSRQLTLELFQDIDPQTFCQQAHPTFSPIGWHLGHIAFTEALWILEHLAGQSPIFTEYRQLFAADGLPKEKRQELPDFKVIQDYLVVIREKVFEYLAIAPLEKQERLWRWLLQHETQHNETIAFVLALHKLNAAQPVFAAIQADTPQSFQPSMVEIPAGKFRCGSDDIVAQDNERSPHWIDLETYQIDRYPVTCGEFQTFINSGGYQTKKYWTAEGWQWQTQAQVTKPLYWLNAEKYRDYPVCGVNYYEAQAYANFVGKRLPTEYEWEKAAAWQPHTQQTQLYPWGNDWQADCCNHSLKQRGIVSVNYYSKNQSFYGCDDCIGNVWEWTASVFQPYPEFVVYPYKGYSANYFDNEHFVLRGGSWVTRRWGIRNTFRNWYHPWTREIFAGFRCVC from the coding sequence ATGTCCGACCTGAGAACCGAGCTAAAACAAGCCTTTGAGCAATCTCGCCAACTTACCCTAGAGTTATTCCAAGACATCGATCCCCAAACTTTTTGTCAGCAAGCTCATCCCACTTTTAGCCCTATTGGCTGGCACCTGGGACATATCGCCTTTACCGAAGCCCTTTGGATTTTGGAGCATCTTGCTGGACAATCACCAATTTTTACAGAATATCGTCAACTCTTTGCTGCTGATGGCTTACCAAAGGAAAAACGCCAAGAATTGCCAGATTTCAAGGTTATTCAGGACTACCTAGTTGTTATTCGAGAAAAAGTTTTTGAGTATTTGGCGATCGCCCCTCTAGAGAAACAAGAGAGACTGTGGCGATGGCTACTGCAACATGAAACCCAACATAATGAAACTATCGCCTTTGTGCTGGCTCTTCATAAGCTTAATGCTGCTCAACCAGTGTTTGCTGCAATTCAAGCTGATACACCACAGAGTTTTCAACCCAGTATGGTGGAAATTCCAGCCGGCAAATTTCGATGCGGATCAGATGATATTGTGGCGCAGGATAATGAGCGATCGCCCCATTGGATAGATCTCGAAACCTATCAAATTGATCGCTATCCTGTGACTTGCGGTGAATTTCAAACCTTTATTAATTCTGGTGGCTACCAAACAAAAAAATATTGGACGGCAGAAGGCTGGCAATGGCAAACCCAAGCCCAAGTGACCAAGCCACTCTACTGGTTGAATGCTGAAAAATATCGAGACTATCCTGTTTGTGGCGTGAACTATTACGAAGCTCAAGCCTATGCCAACTTTGTTGGTAAACGTTTACCTACCGAATATGAATGGGAAAAAGCTGCCGCGTGGCAACCTCACACCCAACAGACTCAACTCTATCCATGGGGCAATGATTGGCAAGCTGACTGTTGCAACCATAGCCTCAAGCAACGGGGTATTGTCTCTGTAAATTACTATTCAAAAAATCAAAGCTTTTATGGGTGTGATGACTGCATTGGAAACGTGTGGGAATGGACAGCCTCAGTTTTTCAACCCTATCCTGAATTTGTGGTTTATCCCTATAAAGGGTATTCCGCCAACTATTTTGATAATGAACACTTTGTGCTGCGAGGTGGCAGCTGGGTAACCCGACGATGGGGAATCCGCAATACCTTTCGCAATTGGTATCACCCTTGGACGAGAGAAATCTTTGCTGGTTTCCGTTGTGTGTGCTAA
- a CDS encoding AAA family ATPase, protein MIEKIHIENYKSISSLDLELGRVTVLIGENGSGKSNILEAITLASAASQNKLDNEFLASRGIRTNDPQFMKSAFSEQQYPLRIKIRISDKNQYERIYNLSNNGGIYDQWQLDHEGFQHFKKKHLKLEKEIIELGNELIDLEKELDEIANKSTKEFSSSTAKKDLDDFTKKFLSYKEKRADIESRTDTLKQLLETPALHKTFDYVIFSPENSALRKFEQETQIEPLGINGEGLYKLLKVTAETEPKKIEIIKKNMGLIGWFKDFDLPENQFGSSEIIIKDKYIKDVNFKLYNHKNTNEGFLFLLFYLLLFVSDKTPKFFAIDNIDASLNPKLCTKLTESIVELAKKYDKQVILTTHNPAILDGLNLYDDEQKILVVSRKTSGHTKVKKLKPPRVEEGEIPIKLSEAFLNGMIGGLPKTF, encoded by the coding sequence ATGATCGAAAAAATTCATATCGAGAACTATAAATCTATTTCTTCTCTCGATTTAGAGTTAGGTCGGGTGACAGTTTTAATCGGCGAAAATGGCTCTGGTAAAAGTAATATTCTTGAGGCGATCACTCTTGCTTCTGCTGCATCACAAAACAAACTAGACAATGAGTTTCTTGCATCGCGGGGAATTCGGACTAACGATCCTCAGTTTATGAAATCAGCATTTTCAGAGCAACAATATCCTTTAAGGATCAAAATAAGAATTAGTGATAAAAATCAATACGAAAGAATTTATAACTTGAGTAATAATGGTGGTATTTATGATCAATGGCAGCTTGATCATGAGGGATTCCAGCATTTCAAAAAGAAACATCTCAAGTTGGAAAAAGAAATAATAGAGCTAGGCAATGAACTTATAGATTTAGAGAAAGAGCTTGATGAGATAGCTAATAAATCAACAAAAGAATTTTCATCTAGTACAGCAAAAAAAGACTTAGATGATTTCACAAAAAAATTCTTGAGCTATAAAGAAAAAAGAGCTGATATTGAAAGCCGAACAGACACTTTGAAGCAACTACTTGAAACACCTGCCCTACATAAAACATTTGATTACGTGATTTTCTCTCCAGAAAATTCAGCACTAAGAAAATTTGAGCAAGAAACTCAGATAGAACCATTAGGAATTAATGGGGAAGGGTTATATAAATTACTGAAAGTTACTGCTGAAACAGAACCGAAAAAAATTGAAATCATCAAAAAAAATATGGGTTTAATTGGATGGTTTAAGGATTTTGATTTGCCAGAAAATCAATTTGGAAGTTCAGAAATTATAATTAAAGACAAATATATTAAAGATGTAAATTTCAAATTATATAATCATAAAAATACAAATGAGGGTTTTCTTTTTCTCCTCTTTTATTTACTGTTGTTTGTGAGTGATAAAACACCGAAATTCTTCGCGATTGATAATATTGACGCATCTCTGAACCCCAAGCTATGTACTAAGCTCACTGAGTCAATAGTTGAGCTAGCAAAAAAATATGACAAGCAAGTAATTTTAACAACCCATAATCCCGCTATCTTAGATGGCTTGAATTTATACGATGATGAACAAAAAATATTGGTCGTATCACGTAAAACTTCTGGTCATACAAAAGTTAAGAAGTTAAAGCCACCGAGAGTTGAAGAAGGAGAAATTCCAATCAAACTATCTGAAGCATTTTTGAACGGAATGATTGGTGGCTTGCCCAAGACATTCTAG
- a CDS encoding sulfotransferase domain-containing protein, producing the protein MSIVWLSSYPKSGNTYLRFLLFSYIYGSFKTSSDVEEKVKDLHFFMSTQVEPKLLEKEFSNRAITTRIYRRFFESETIKNKRLQRNREIIMQELLQKAYAPDELMFMKTHLAFSENHPLSNKSSKFICIIRNPRDVLKSGLRYLLQDNASDEQKQKLVEEFIFDYGFSVFKKGGFGTWIEHISSWLNASAHMPGIFVKYESLKHDTQQEMERILNFLDIEIDAEKLEYAIQQSSLDSMRKIEKKEKEIGSKEQGIFRTYSNSKPFVGSGKSNQSLEEFGENFENIFSRNFASLIELFGYS; encoded by the coding sequence ATGAGTATCGTCTGGCTAAGTTCTTATCCAAAATCAGGCAATACGTATCTGAGATTTTTACTATTTTCATATATATATGGCTCGTTTAAAACAAGTAGTGATGTCGAAGAAAAAGTGAAAGATTTACACTTTTTCATGAGTACTCAGGTCGAACCTAAGCTCCTCGAAAAAGAGTTCAGCAATAGAGCTATAACAACTCGGATATATCGCCGCTTTTTCGAGTCAGAAACAATAAAGAATAAAAGATTGCAGAGGAATCGCGAAATTATCATGCAGGAGCTTTTGCAAAAAGCCTATGCTCCTGATGAATTGATGTTTATGAAAACTCACTTAGCCTTTTCGGAAAATCACCCTTTGTCAAATAAATCCTCCAAATTTATTTGCATTATTCGTAATCCTCGTGATGTTCTCAAAAGTGGATTGAGATATCTTCTCCAAGATAATGCGAGTGATGAACAAAAGCAGAAGCTTGTGGAAGAATTTATTTTTGATTATGGTTTTTCTGTATTCAAGAAAGGTGGTTTTGGAACTTGGATTGAGCACATTTCGAGTTGGCTAAATGCGTCAGCACACATGCCAGGAATTTTTGTGAAATATGAATCTTTAAAGCACGATACACAACAGGAAATGGAACGAATTCTGAATTTTTTGGACATCGAAATTGATGCAGAAAAACTAGAATATGCAATTCAACAGAGTTCTTTGGATTCAATGCGAAAAATCGAGAAGAAAGAGAAAGAAATTGGGTCTAAAGAACAAGGCATTTTTCGAACTTATTCTAATTCCAAACCTTTTGTTGGTTCGGGAAAAAGCAATCAATCACTAGAAGAATTTGGGGAGAATTTTGAAAATATATTTTCTCGGAATTTTGCATCTTTGATTGAATTATTTGGCTATTCATAG
- the aspS gene encoding aspartate--tRNA ligase — MRTHYCGELRSEHIDQTVTLCGWVDRRRDHGGVIFIDLRDRNGIVQIVSDPERTPDSYNNADASRSEYVVKIVGKVSPRKDGAINPKLPTGEVEIYADSIEILNSVNKQLPILVSASADGDQVKEDLRLKYRYLDLRREAMAKNLQLRHTVTKAMRRFLEDAENFMEVETPILTRSTPEGARDYLVPSRVNAGDWYALPQSPQLFKQLLMVSGCDRYYQIARCFRDEDLRADRQPEFTQLDMEMSFMSLDEILDLNERLICAIFKAAKGIDLPRPFPQITYAESMEKYGCDRPDTRFGLELVNVSDIVKDMGFKVFSGAVKNGGQVKVLPIPGGNDAISNVRIKPKGDLFNAACEMGAKGLAFIRVREDGEIDTIGAIKDNLSDEQKTELLKRTGAEPGTLLLFGAGDTDTVNKSLDRVRQLVGAEMGLIDQDQLNFVWVTEFPMFEYNADEKRLEALHHPFTAPNPEDLDDLSTARALAYDIVLNGIEVGGGSLRIYQRDVQEKVFATIGLSDEEAKEKFGFLLEAFEYGTPPHGGIAYGLDRLVMLMAQEESIRDVIAFPKTQQASCLLTEAPASVDDKQLKELYVASTVPDDED; from the coding sequence ATGCGTACTCATTATTGTGGGGAACTGCGTTCCGAGCATATTGACCAGACCGTAACCCTTTGTGGTTGGGTCGATCGCCGCCGTGATCATGGTGGTGTGATTTTTATTGATTTGCGCGATCGCAATGGAATTGTGCAAATTGTGAGCGACCCGGAGCGCACTCCTGATTCCTACAATAATGCTGATGCGAGCCGTAGTGAGTACGTCGTCAAGATTGTTGGTAAAGTTAGCCCTCGGAAAGATGGCGCGATCAACCCCAAGCTCCCCACAGGTGAAGTCGAGATTTATGCAGACTCCATTGAGATTCTAAATAGCGTTAATAAGCAGTTACCCATTTTGGTTTCTGCAAGCGCTGACGGCGACCAAGTAAAAGAAGATTTGCGATTGAAGTACCGTTATCTCGATTTACGTCGGGAAGCGATGGCGAAAAATTTGCAACTCCGCCACACAGTAACCAAAGCAATGCGTCGCTTCCTCGAAGACGCAGAGAACTTCATGGAAGTAGAAACCCCCATTCTGACTCGTTCTACTCCCGAGGGTGCGCGTGATTATCTCGTGCCTTCTCGCGTGAATGCTGGTGATTGGTACGCTCTCCCCCAATCTCCTCAACTCTTTAAGCAGTTACTCATGGTCTCTGGGTGCGATCGCTACTACCAGATTGCTCGTTGTTTCCGTGATGAGGACTTACGAGCAGATCGCCAACCGGAATTTACGCAGTTGGATATGGAGATGAGCTTCATGTCCCTCGACGAAATTCTCGATCTCAATGAGCGTCTCATCTGTGCCATTTTTAAAGCCGCAAAAGGCATCGATCTTCCTCGTCCCTTCCCTCAGATTACTTACGCTGAGTCGATGGAAAAATATGGCTGTGATCGCCCCGATACCCGTTTTGGATTAGAACTTGTAAACGTATCCGACATCGTCAAGGATATGGGTTTTAAAGTATTTTCCGGCGCAGTGAAAAATGGTGGCCAAGTAAAAGTTCTCCCAATTCCCGGTGGTAACGATGCAATTTCCAATGTGCGCATTAAACCCAAAGGTGACCTCTTCAATGCAGCTTGCGAAATGGGTGCAAAGGGTCTTGCATTTATCCGGGTTCGTGAAGATGGCGAGATTGATACCATCGGCGCAATCAAAGACAACCTCAGCGATGAACAGAAAACAGAACTGCTCAAACGCACAGGTGCAGAACCCGGCACATTATTACTCTTTGGTGCAGGTGACACCGATACCGTAAACAAATCTCTGGATCGTGTTCGTCAACTTGTAGGTGCAGAAATGGGATTGATTGATCAAGATCAGCTCAATTTTGTTTGGGTAACCGAATTCCCAATGTTTGAATACAATGCTGACGAGAAACGCCTCGAAGCATTGCACCACCCGTTCACTGCACCCAATCCTGAAGATCTAGACGACTTGTCCACTGCCCGCGCCTTAGCTTATGACATTGTGCTCAATGGCATTGAAGTAGGTGGCGGTAGTCTCCGGATTTATCAGAGAGATGTCCAAGAAAAAGTCTTTGCAACCATCGGTCTTTCGGATGAAGAAGCAAAGGAAAAATTTGGCTTCTTGCTTGAAGCATTTGAATATGGCACTCCACCTCATGGTGGTATCGCTTACGGTTTAGATCGCCTTGTGATGTTGATGGCTCAGGAAGAGTCAATCCGAGATGTAATTGCCTTCCCCAAAACCCAGCAAGCTAGTTGTCTACTGACTGAAGCACCTGCCAGCGTCGACGACAAACAGCTCAAAGAACTTTATGTCGCTTCAACCGTTCCTGACGATGAAGACTAA
- the egtC gene encoding ergothioneine biosynthesis protein EgtC, which produces MCRLLAYLGEPTQGDRLLLEPVHSLEVQSYQPKEMTAGLLNADGFGLGWYHPTKDDLPYTYKSLLPIWSDINLPQISRYLESNCVLAYVRSATPGLPVDLSNCQPFVADNLMFIHNGYINNFRKTLYRPIRSQLNDDLYQNIQGTTDSEHLFALILNHYKDCLKIAILKALEELTNWANTYQTHFSANIVLSDGKQLFATRYSHNAAVPTLYFCEEPEGIILASEPLNDKAWQSFPEQSLIIINENRDRYIEAITH; this is translated from the coding sequence ATGTGTCGCTTACTTGCTTATCTCGGTGAACCAACCCAGGGCGATCGCCTATTATTGGAGCCTGTTCATTCCCTAGAAGTGCAGAGTTATCAGCCTAAAGAAATGACCGCTGGTTTACTGAATGCAGATGGTTTTGGCCTCGGCTGGTACCATCCCACAAAAGATGATTTACCCTACACTTACAAAAGCTTATTACCGATTTGGAGTGATATTAATCTGCCTCAAATCAGTCGCTATTTAGAGTCGAATTGTGTCCTGGCTTATGTTCGTAGTGCGACTCCCGGTTTGCCCGTTGATTTAAGTAATTGCCAGCCGTTTGTTGCCGATAATTTGATGTTTATTCATAACGGCTATATTAATAATTTCCGCAAAACACTTTATCGTCCAATTCGTTCACAATTAAACGATGATTTATATCAAAATATTCAAGGAACAACTGATTCTGAACATCTCTTTGCGTTGATTTTAAATCACTATAAAGATTGTCTCAAGATAGCAATTCTTAAGGCTCTAGAAGAACTCACAAACTGGGCAAATACCTATCAAACTCACTTCTCTGCCAACATTGTTTTAAGCGATGGCAAACAGCTTTTTGCAACCCGATATTCTCATAATGCCGCTGTCCCGACACTATATTTCTGCGAAGAACCAGAAGGCATAATCCTTGCCTCAGAGCCGCTAAACGATAAAGCTTGGCAGTCTTTTCCCGAACAAAGTTTAATTATCATCAATGAAAACCGTGACCGATATATTGAGGCGATCACCCACTAA
- a CDS encoding lipase family protein — protein MSQNSQAVSKEFPFQADANTFSIANAYSLAQVSSLAYKHFEDNDQGNKDRTFFIEQVKAWGFSEYYFYDCHNIDDDAQGLILADDEKIIIAFRGTEVSAMQDVLTDLDLKQVRQFGGRVHRGFCTTFRSLWSSELRIWEGAEELVHKPGMKGTLEKLLNLKKRPLFVTGHSLGAAMAVLCSVACGEDLQVFQPMISLYDYGQPRVGDESFNETLHKYVKLIFRVVNNNDIVARIPVDISQNSSVIDYKHTGKLIYLDTDQKVHLEDLGWWQQKKDMLKGRLEDLGNLGTDGIKDHNLGDYISILKGAFDNPQNIV, from the coding sequence ATGTCTCAGAACTCTCAAGCTGTCTCAAAAGAGTTTCCCTTTCAGGCAGATGCTAATACATTTAGTATTGCAAACGCTTATTCTCTAGCCCAAGTTTCGAGTCTTGCATACAAACATTTTGAAGATAATGATCAAGGCAACAAAGATAGAACTTTTTTTATTGAACAAGTAAAAGCTTGGGGCTTTTCAGAATATTATTTTTATGATTGTCACAATATTGATGATGATGCCCAAGGTCTAATTTTGGCTGATGACGAGAAGATTATCATTGCATTTCGTGGTACTGAGGTCTCGGCAATGCAGGATGTCCTCACTGATTTAGATTTAAAGCAGGTGCGTCAATTTGGTGGTCGGGTTCATCGTGGTTTCTGTACAACTTTTCGCTCATTGTGGAGTTCTGAGTTGCGGATCTGGGAAGGAGCTGAAGAACTAGTTCATAAGCCTGGCATGAAAGGAACCCTAGAGAAGTTGCTCAACCTCAAGAAACGTCCGTTATTTGTGACTGGTCATAGTCTTGGGGCTGCCATGGCGGTGCTTTGTTCTGTGGCTTGCGGGGAAGATTTACAGGTATTCCAACCGATGATTAGTCTTTATGATTATGGTCAACCTCGAGTCGGAGATGAATCATTTAATGAAACCTTGCATAAGTACGTCAAATTAATATTCCGTGTGGTGAACAATAACGATATCGTGGCCAGAATTCCCGTTGATATCAGTCAAAATTCGTCGGTGATTGATTATAAGCACACTGGCAAATTAATTTATTTGGACACTGATCAAAAAGTCCATCTTGAAGATCTGGGTTGGTGGCAACAGAAGAAGGATATGCTCAAAGGTAGATTAGAAGATCTCGGTAATTTGGGTACTGATGGTATCAAAGATCATAATCTTGGGGATTATATTTCTATTCTGAAAGGTGCGTTTGATAATCCACAAAATATTGTTTAG
- a CDS encoding IS5 family transposase, giving the protein MVDILAKAKAKQKPGRPRQLSFENQLLLTLEYLREYRTYFYIAQSWGLHESTVCRTVQKTEKILSQREEFHLPGMKKWHCRIEV; this is encoded by the coding sequence ATGGTAGACATACTGGCAAAAGCCAAAGCAAAACAAAAGCCCGGTCGTCCGAGGCAGCTATCCTTTGAAAATCAGTTACTGCTGACACTGGAATATTTACGAGAGTATCGCACATACTTTTACATCGCTCAGTCTTGGGGACTCCATGAATCAACAGTGTGTCGCACAGTACAGAAGACAGAGAAGATTCTGAGCCAAAGGGAAGAATTTCATCTACCCGGAATGAAAAAATGGCATTGCAGAATAGAGGTATGA